In Acipenser ruthenus chromosome 1, fAciRut3.2 maternal haplotype, whole genome shotgun sequence, the genomic stretch AAGCAGTGAAACACATTATGCATAGCCTTGGTTCACAGGGATATTGAAGCAAGCAGAAGCACCACGTGGGATCAATTTCTGATTGTGTGTGCATCAAGCAATAATGAACCTGACCTCTACAAATTTGTAGTAAACCCATGATGCTTCTTTCAAATGACCAAATACAAGAATTTGAGTTATCGCACATTGGAAACATTCAATCACAATAATTGTGGAACAAAGGGTAGCTTGTGCTTAGCTCAGTTCCTCTATTGTATAAAGGTATTTCTGCAAACATTTTTACAggaataacattgttttttaaacataacaGCATGTTCCTCAAGCAGTAATTTACTATGACAAGTTAGTAGACTTTGTCCTGTAGTTTTTCGATACATACCTCGTTCTGAACATCAGGGCAGGATCCATGTTAACAGAAGCCATTCGGCCAACATGACGTATCTCTTTTGCTATCATTCTTAACTTCTCAAAATTCACCAAGCCATCCACTTTGGAGTCATTGCCTAAAAATGGTGGAAATATATCATGAGCATTCTGATTTTAGAATATTTAAGGAGGATCGTATTATGGTTGACATCCAATCTTAACTACGTATCATAGCACTTAAATGCTTCAAAAGTTGTTTTTGCTACAAAACCAGTTAAATCAAGCCCCGTCCCCACCCCCCTCTATTATTTAATGTGTTTAACAAAATAGTGGTGGAAGTTTTGCTTTATAATACCTTCATGCAGAAATGTGAGATCCTTCTTTATGACAGGAAAGAGGGGAATAATTGGAGGCTGCAGATTCTGGCTGTTGAGGACATTGCGGTATTTTGCCATGTTCCTGGAGGGGTCAAAGAGATCCTGCAGGTCTTGAAACAGCTTCTCATATTTGCTAGGAAGCTTCTCCCAGGTACCACGCAACCTTGATACTGGGGCCAAGTTTAATccactgcaatagaaaaaaaagtgGTTTCAGAACAAGATTTATTGTGTCTATAAACACTATAAAGCTCCCCTAAATCAGCAATGCATTCTTCCCTAGCTTGTTCATAGTTTTTACCTGATGATTGCAAACATGGAGTTGAAGTTCTTGCACTCTCTGCAGTGCAGGGCGATCTTGATGAAGTGCTTAATGATCTTCATCCTCTTGAGCTGGTTTTGCTCTCTCACAATCTCTGTGGCCACCCAGAACGTTTCCTGGTTGATGACCTCTTCGAAATTCTTCAGGTTGGCAGAGCCTGTCTTGGACTTGAGCTTGAAAAGGTCATCAATGTACTCGGTGGGCTCGATGTTGCGGAACAGCTCAAAGTTCCTCATGGAGAGCTGTGTGGCCACTTCCACTGTGCTGAGCTGCAGCACCGAAATGTGGCTCTCCCGCAGCAGGTCCTGGGCATCCTCGTCTGAGCACAGCGTCTCTGTCTCCATGTTGTTCTTCAGGTAATACCTGCAACAATAGGAACGGTGATCAATTCTACATAAAAAACAGCCACAAGATGAATAGCGTTCAAACTCAAATGGAACTTTTATAACCCTTACTATGCAGGACATGCCCACAATAGACATTACCCATTTTAGGGCAGTCATAATTGGTCACTTAGGTCAAAGGGAACCATTTATTATGCATCAAATAAAAGCATAATTTTCCTTTATAAGAGCAAGCTTTTAAGTTCTCTTCAAATACCTTCTCTTTTTAGGTTGACAATATACTTCACCTCCAGCAGATGGCAGTCTTTTCTCATTTACAGTGGATACTTGCTGCTGCCTGCTAATGCACCTCTTAGCAATACTTTAATAAAGGGCACTAAACTCACAATGCAAATGTGAACACAAGAGGGAGACAAATTTGCCAGCTCATTAAGCCAAGAAACCAGCATCAAACAAGCATTAATAAGGAAAATAAACTGCCACTGAGAACTGATAGCTGCTTGTAAAACCAAAAGTTCCACACTATATAGTACACAGAAACAGCAACTaactttttgtatatatatatatatatatatatatataaacaaaactaaaacttaTAAACCTACAAAAGCTCTCCAACGGCAAATAGATATCCAACCCACTCAATAATGTTACAGCTttgaaacacatacacacagtgtggggCGTTACTCAATATTCAGTGCATGATCAGATGATTTGATCTGACACCTTAGCTGCACTACATTCAATATATGATCTAGAAGAAGGGTTAGTAAAATGATTTGCAAGTCATTTTAGTGTATGTGACATATTAAACATCCTTGAAAAACAATGTCCTTCATTTATCCAATGAAAAAATGTACTTGGTCTCTGCCTCACAAATAGACACTTTAAACATATTGACTGCTAACTGGACCAAAGCTATCAATTTGTTTACTGCAGGATCCCAAATAATGTAAATGACATCAAGGCTTTCCATCCAGCCCTTTACCAATCAGTGAGTTCATTCAGACACTTTAATCTTAACTGGTTTACCGTTAGACTTAGGATCTCATACTCCTACCTTCCACTGAGCTGTATTCTGTCTGCCAGTTTAGAGAGCTGATCGGGAAGCCGTCTTTGCTTGATGACACCTTCTGGGGTGACCGAGACTTCACATAGAGAGTAGGCCTCAGAGGCTGCAGTCAATGCAAACTCACGGATAGCTTGAACCACGACTTCCTTGGCAGTTGTGTCTTTGCTGATCATGATATAGCGGCTCTGCTGGTCTGCCTTGAAAACCCGTAGAACCTGGTCTGGTAAATCTATTGTGGGCAAAAAAGGTATcagtgaatatgtaattctgAGAGGCGACAAATTAATGATTGCCTTCATCGTGATTCAGTTTAGTCAAATTCAATTTCAGATTTAAAACCTGTATTTacccattttattttaaaacacccaAGAAAAGCCTAGAAAGATGATATAGTACAATATATAAACACCTTAGAAATCTGCATAGTGGCATAGTGATATAAAATATAGCCGTGCCCACGTAGGCCTAATTACTTAAAGGTTTAAAATGGCAGTTCAGCAGCATTTATTTTGTTGACACTTGAGTAGGATACTGCCAGAGCTACCACTTTATATTTAAAGTCTGCCGTAATCACTGGACTTCCTTTAAAACAGTTTCAAATTACACAGCTAGAAAGAATATGTGAATCTGTgtaacaaagattttttttttattgttttcgtcTACTTTCTAGCATTTACACTGTGCTTAATGTCAACTTAACACACAGTAGACTTAAACAGTCTCCACTGAAAGTATCGCAGTGCCAAAAGCACAATCATGCTGCTTTTTATAATGGCTTTTAAGCAGAGTTGAGTTTACGTAAGGTACCAGGAGGCAAAAGGATCACCACAGTGCAGATTTTATCTTACCTAGTGAAAGGCTTAGTACATGTAAACCATGTGGAGCCATTTCTGCTTTGGCAGGTCACGCAATGGGTAGTTCCATAAGTTATGACATGCCCGTTCACCTTTATTTTAATGGTAATACTGCAAAGCTACTACAGCCCCTATCTGCAAGAAACATACATGCTTAGCATGGTGCGAGAGTGCTCTTTCATTCAAgtggttttaaattatttaaaagaagaGTACATTAGTGAGGTCATCGGGAGGTTACCTGTTAACTATTGCAttcttaaatactgtattttgtagATTAATCTTTTGATTTCTACATTTTATATGAGACAAGACATAATAAAGCACATGCCTCTGTACCACGATTTACAGTACAACATCTATGTAGGTTTACCATCAGAACAAAAGGAAAGTATTTGATCGAAGCATTAAACAGTAAATCCAGAAACACTACCCAATTCACGGCGCCATGCTTTGCCACAGGGCAGATATGTATGGCACTAAACTGTTATAAAAAGTGTCCCAATCCTAACTGTCAattgacagagagagaaagtgtTAGATTTTTGTCAATGAGAAAATTACAGTTGAAGGTAAGGCAAGCACCATACAAGGGGTTCCATAGTAAGCTACATGGTTTGATAAAAGCAAACGGCTCAATACACAATTTACATTAAACAGGATTCAGATACTCACTATAAAAGCCTGTGGCTGAaagtgaagaaaaataaaatgtttagtgAAAGAAACAACTTAAAATAGAAAGTATTCTATTAGCTATAGATTTAAATTTTCTAATTTCCACCGTAGTAAATATACTATTCTCCTATTCCACCAGCAGCATTAtctcaatatggggaaaaagccTTCACAAAGGCTTTTAGAGAGTACGCCTAAACATGCAGATCCTGTAGTTCCAGTTCCTGTACCAGGATGTAAAAGCAACAACAGAACGTATTAAAGACTGTCAGACAATACTCGGGCACACTTACCTGGAGGATTGCTGAAATCCAGAATGCGCTGGTGAGACTGTAACAGATCAGGGTTGCTGGAAGATAAGGTCCCGCTCACAGGCAATGCAGGGGGGATGTGCTTCGACTGCCTGAGCCCCACTATGCTGTCATCCTGAGAGTGGCCAAGGCCAATGTCACTTTATAGAACAAGAAGTCATGAACTTTTAGTTTGTAAAGATGGGCTTTGAACAACGTTCTGCTTTACAGTGCATGCCTaatagtaacacacacacacgccacacTGTAAAATTGAATTTGTTATGCAAGTAGATTTTTCCAACATGCTTTCTGTAATATAAAAAAGCTGCATCTCAGTCATGAAgtgcaagacagcagatctgaaaGACTTGAATTGCTGGGTTGGTTTACATCacaatatttactgtatatgcacATCAGACAGACAGATTGGCTACCCAAAGCTCTTAGTATGCTCAACATGTATTTGCATTTTCAAATCACTCTTTATTGTTTCGCTTCAACATATCAGACTGCTTATTGCATAACTACCAATTTTTCAAGGTTTTTAATTTatctaaataaaaatgtaactctAAATGCATCAAtactgagtgttttatagttatggatgatgtatttgtatgtaaacaATGGGCTTGGGACAGGACATTGTGGGTCTAATGCATAACACATAGGTAGAAAGAGCCGAAACATACCTGTATGGTTTCTGGGGTAGAATGCTGATGCGAGTTTTGTCTAGTATTTTCTTCAGCTTGTTCCTTCCTCCTACAGTGTTGGCCTTAGCCTTCTTATTGGCTTTGTCGAGGCCGATCACCTGCTCAACGTCCACAGCCAGGTCCGGGATTGAGTAGCGACTTGCTTTCTTAATATCACCGATCTTGGGTAGATGGGGAGCACCATTCTTCTTTTCCTCGGCTGGCCTTGCTAAAAGTTCTTTAAATACTGTAACAATAATACACAAGTAAGTCACAGACTGCACAATGCTGGCTTCTCGGGTTTCTTTTTCAATGAGAGATGGCACCAAATCTATCACGCTGATCTGAGAGGTTATTCTTGGCAGCCCTGTGCCTGTTACACTTAAAACTAAAAATTGATTCAGGCCCTGAGAGCAGCAGGTGCAATTGGATAATACTGGTCTTGTCATCAGGTGTCCAGTGTATGCCAATTTTATCTTTGGTCATGCACACAGTAAATGGAGCAAATAAGCTAAGCACAGTGCCAGTTATAGATAAAATAGAAAAACTGCTGAATTCACCAGGGTAATGAATCAATATTGACCTGCATTTTCTTTGTGTCCAAGCTAGAGTTGCTTCTGAAAAGCATGAAACAGAATCGAAATCATGCACAGTGCGGGGCATAAGCAGAATTGACtctggtgggttttttttttttttataaatttagtcattgccaattatttttattattttctccccaatttggaaatggccaattattttatttttttaagctcagctcaccgctaccacctatgtgctgactcgggagggcgaagacgaacacacgctgtcgtctgaagcgtgtgccgtcagccgaccgctttttttcacactgcggactcaccgttcagccacccaagagctacagcgtcggaggacaacgcagctctcaggcagcttacaggcaagcctgcaggcgcccggccagactacaggggtcgctggtgcgcggtgagccgaggacaccctggctgacctaaccctccctccccccgggccgcgctcagccaattgagccccctggaagctcccgtcctcggtcggcaaaggaatagcctggactcaaactcgcgatgtccagactagagagcgcatcctgcactccacgtggagcgcctttactggatgcgccactcgagagcccccGACTCTGGTGTTTTTAAGCATGCAAGCAGACAGATTTACAACTTTACAAaatctatatataaaacaataaaaataactatgATTCAGTTGTTAAACACTTACCAAATAAGTTTGTTTTCACCGTGATAGATAAGTGAGTGTTGTTCTTCAAGATTTCAGTGGCTTTGGAAATCTGAACAGTCTCAAAGTTTTGTCCATTAACCTCcaatatctttaaaataaataaataaataaataaataaataaataaaaacagcttggTTATGAAATATTTGTTATCTGTGAAAGAAACCTAAGCTGAGTTTGGGTGCAAACTTCTACTAAACTTTTGTACCACCAAGCAGGTATGGTAACAAGCGTTCATTTATGTTTGTGTAGAAGAGATGGCTGTAACGTTATCATGTTTACAGTATCTTTTGAACATCTGGAATAGGAACAAACtacaggtatattattattattattattataattattattattattattattattattattaagagctGAACTTCATAGTTACACTACATTTTCTAGCAGAATTTAATGCATAAGTTAAAAGAATACCTGGTCACCACGTTTTATTCCAGCTTCAGCAGCTTTGCTTCCAGTTTCTACACTATCTATGAAGATTCCAAATCCTTTCTCTGACCCTCCCAAAAGGGTGAAGGGCAAAGGGGCCTCCCTGGAAGGTTTAGTTAGTGTTACTAGTCTTCGTTTGGCTTTAGCAGCACAGGCAATATTTAACAGTCTTAGATGCCCACACATTTTCTGCAAAACAGAGAAAAACACAGGTTCAACACATATGCTGTATACATGTTGTATTCAACCACATGCACACCGAAACAGGCAaactttgtttggattttttatCTTGCCAAGGTTAGGTTATATAACCCTGAATTAAGGATTTAGTACAAACTTTTTGTAAAATCCTGACAACTTAGTGACATGTACTTAAAAGTGCTGAACTAGATCTTTCCAGGTTATGCTGAAGAATTGTGCAACTGCAAAATGTtctaaaaacacagaaaaccagtTTCATAACAAAAGATCCAGTGTTCCTCAAACAATGTTTACTTGTGTTTCATAAGAATTGCCACACTTGATATGATATGTTTAACAGCGTTTTACAAGAGCAAAGCTTGGTATTATTCCCACTGATAATCTGCAAATACCATGCAAAGTAAGACCACATCAAGCTTGTTAAATTATTGAGAAAAAGGCAATATACACAGGATTTTGTTACACCAAACTTCACATTACACAAGATGTCAGCTAACTGACATACAGGTAGTACTGCCATAAAGAGTTTCCTGAAAGACATTAACTTACCTCTCTTTCtaaattgttttcaaattcttCAAGAAAGTGAGTCATGGCTGGGTCTCCTTCAAAGTCATTGAAGTGATTGTTTACCCACAGCAACACTACCCGTGTAAcctacaaaaacatttattttctaaagtTAGTCAAGAAGCAATGCTTGAGAAACTTTGCCTCCAAACAGGACCCCACGGGCAATAGCTATATGTAAGGGGaaaagccattttaaaaagtattatctTGGATATGAACAAGCTTTCCTTTCACTGTAGAAGCCTGGTTTcaaggtttatttttgtttgccttTAATTCATATGACAATATGTATTAACCACTAACCTCACGATTCCAGTCACTGCAAATGCAGAGGTGAACAAGAGGTTACACTTGTAGCGACTATTTTTTGTTTCATCCAACCAGACAACTTAACTTTTACAAAAATTATATACAGAAAGTCTGTCCAAAAcagcacacagaaacacagtacCTTGTCCCTGAGGCTTGGGTCATTAAACCACTCCAGCAGCTTCTTGCCTACTATCATTGGGCTGGAAAGGAAGGTCCTGTATGTCAGGAGAAAGTCTTCGATGAATGTGGGATCCACCACAGAGTGCTCCTCAACCAGATGCATTGTCAGCCTTTCTGTTGTCCCCTGTAAGATTAAAAAGGGTAATATTAATCTGTGTCATTTAGCCATACAGAAAACAAAGAAACTCcagttaaaatgtataaatataaaattatttttggaaATTATACTCTCAATAATTGCACTGCACAGCTTGTTCTACTCACTTGAAGCGCGAGATTTGAAATCTGCCATTACTCCATTACTTgtgcatggtatttttttttttttggtcatggtTATTAGAAACTGTGAAAATTGACATTCAGCTAAATGTGGGGGTGGGTTAATAGTTCAAAAttgggcgttgactcggcagaatccggtatttGCACTATAACACCTGCAAGTCGCCTTGCATAAAGGcatttgccaaataaataaatacatccatcaataaataaataaataaataaataaatagaataaaatactcAATTTGGTTTAAAAGGGAGACAAAAAATCAATCCGATAAACAGATATGCCagctttttttaacatttataaccAAGTCTCTCCCGTTTCAAAGAACAGATCATATAAaagttccacacacacacacacacacacacacacacacacacacacacacacacacacacacacgcacatccaCTTGCTCAGTAGTGTATCTACCCAGCCCTTATTCTAGCTTACCTTGATGACAATGTGTCCTTTCCTGGTCCCAGTGCGATCAAGCTCCCTGTGCTCCTTCACCATCACAATCTCTCCCTCCTCTTCTACCTTCTGCATGTTCTTCTCTACCTGATTGAGGATGCAGCAGTATTCCTGCTGGGCTATGCAAACAAACTGCAAAGAAGCACAGACAAAAAAGATGTGCCTAGGGATGCCACTGTTACTGTACAGAACAGCTGGTAAAAATGAAAAACGGCTTCATCTTGTACTGCAAAtctttcatttgaaataaaataaaacgtgatTTGGAGCCGAGGGAATTTACTCAGAtcagttacattattttaatactaCTGATACCCGTCAGTTATACAAGATGGAATCCTGCCACCTTGTGTAAATTTCTTCTGCCCATGTTTTACAAATTCTTTTGTATTTATGGACTTATTCCAGCCAATACAGGAAGTAGTAACAAAAGGCACTGCATCCAGTATCAGAAAAACTCAGTTAGTATGAATTACTTAAacagatactgtatattaaatatcATAAGTCATTTTCTTAAATTCTGCTTTACTCTCTAATGACGGTAcaataaacattataaatatcGTACAATACTgatactgaaatatatatatatatatatattctactcaTTTCCCTGCATGGCGAGTCTGTAATGGCTTGTTACAGATTTATTTCTCTCACCTTATCTTTAGCACCCAGGTCCCACTATTGTATCCATTTCCTAAATAAATCGTGCATCAATTTTCAGTCCTACTGCTTGCAGGCAGCTCTCACCTGGCAATCATCCACTTTGGTTCTCATCACTCCCTTCATGTACTCTTTCTCCATTGTAGGGGAAACCCCAAAGCTGTTCCCCATACACAGGATCTCTGTACGCCCATCGTGGTATGTCACTTCCACAGACCCGTTCAAAATCACTGACCACGAGTCTAGCTATAACCAGGAATATTACAAGACTGTAAACACAGCATATTTTGTCAGTAGATAACATGAGGGAAGATACTGTAGTAGATTGACTTACTCAAGGTCCTCCCCAACTAAACAGACCTTCATTTCTCAGTGAGATTTATATAAACCATACAAAAGATAAGGCAATTAAACTGCAAGAACTAAAGGAATTCATTTGCCATCTACATCCATTCACAGCTACTCTGACTGGCATCTGTAAACTGCCTTTAGATCCATGCAACTTATGTCAGAGTATTAAAGCTGCTTACAATAGGGAAGAATAGCAGACATTTATATGTATAATTTGATTAAAGGGAACATGTAAGCCATCAAAGCTTTTAAAATAGTATGGAACCACTTAAGGTCAATTTGAAAAGCCTTTTCACTCAGTACCCCGAAGCCATCAGTCATTTGGCTTAGAACTAGTAAAGCAAAAGTataaacactttgtaaaagaaaaaaaaaatattttctttacacTGAAAGCTACAGAACTGATGTATTATATACTTCTATATGGAGGCCTACCTTCACATAGGCAACAAAGAAAGACACAGTTTTGTATAATAGAGTATATCAGTGTGCCATTAAAAGGTTCAGCAGGAACAAAAAGCCTGCAACAAATGTAATTCTACTGACCTCTTCCCCATCATTGAGCACTATTGTTCCAGCTCGCTCTACCACCGCAAACACCATCACCGCACACAGCTCTCTCCGCACAGACATTGTCATATTGGCAAATGCAGGCAGCTGATGCATGAATTCCAGTAATTGTTCTGaattgaagaaaagaaaaagaaaaaaagtgatcAAAACATAAGGATTTAGAGGCAAGAATGCATATAGGTCAGGGGGCGGCAATCTGTGGCTTGCGAGCCATACCTGGCTTTTCAAGTAACCAAATACGGCTCTCAagccagggttctccccaggccttttcagctggGCGGAAAGTGGTTGTCGCCGCCTGGCTGAAAAAACTTGATccacccgtcttgcagatgctactgtgccattaacaataaggactgattgcgcttctagcagactagatcacttgcacgttgctgggtaaaaaaaacaaatcttgaaggggcgggttttctgtgttaagcacttcgagaggctaaaacgttaaatgactgctaaaaaactAACCAATTAATTTCAAAGCagatagtgacaatgaatgcagggttttcaaaaaaAAGCCAGCGTTCGGTGCAATCCACCAGCTAATAGGAGGCagtgtgctccagtggttaaagtccagggcaccggttcaaatcccaccactgactgactcactgtgggaccctgagcaagtcacttaacctccttgagatgttaaatcaatgtcctactgTAGTGACACTGCATATAATGCAccgttcacagcctacctctgtaaagcgctttatgatggtggtctacaatgaaaggcgctatataaaaataatttatctttccccagtcaaattgtagagtgcctaaataagcacagtaatttaccataataaaaaacagtaatgaaagagaaaatgtagaacataaaaaagcgcaaCAAGagatagtcaacgaaagacaacacattattcaaattctttgtcgtattatatatttaagttaagacaagtttatttttctgttaaaagtgctcccggctctAATGTTCTGCCGTCCGGCAGTACAGAATTCCTGCAAGTCTCTAAGTAATTCACaaatacacactcacacacacacacacacacacacacacacacacacacacatgtatgtatgtatgccttTGTGGAGAAAGCAAGATTTCCCCTTTGTCTCATATGCAGCGAACGACTGGCTTCaaacaaaaaatctaatttacaatgaCATCTCATAACACAACATGCTGCATTTGCAGCGAAATACCCAGAAGATGAGGTGCAGAAAAAGGCCTGTGAGGAGctgcaaagaaaaatgaaagtgGGGCAAAGTAATCTACTGGCATGGTTGAATAAAGGTAGAAGTTTAAATTCAGCAAGTTTTGCAGGCTCTTTAGAGATTGTTTGCAAAGGTAAGCTTTTCACTGGTGGTGAATATGTGAAGAGATGTATGATTAATATAGCCAAATAACTATTTGAAAAATTCCCCAACAAAGACAACATCTTGTAGCAAATACAAGATATTCCTTTATCTGCAAAAACAGTTCACAATTGAGCTGTGAAAATGGCAGGTCAGGCTGACAA encodes the following:
- the rapgef2b gene encoding rap guanine nucleotide exchange factor 2 isoform X9, whose product is MAFLVRCYANCLQPWSSSKLPADFSKLHLTDSLHPQVTHVSSSHSGCSITSDSGSSSLSDIYQAAESEAGEMDLSGLPETAVDSEEDDDEEDIERASDPLMSRDIVRDCLEKDPMDRTDDDIEQLLEFMHQLPAFANMTMSVRRELCAVMVFAVVERAGTIVLNDGEELDSWSVILNGSVEVTYHDGRTEILCMGNSFGVSPTMEKEYMKGVMRTKVDDCQFVCIAQQEYCCILNQVEKNMQKVEEEGEIVMVKEHRELDRTGTRKGHIVIKGTTERLTMHLVEEHSVVDPTFIEDFLLTYRTFLSSPMIVGKKLLEWFNDPSLRDKVTRVVLLWVNNHFNDFEGDPAMTHFLEEFENNLEREKMCGHLRLLNIACAAKAKRRLVTLTKPSREAPLPFTLLGGSEKGFGIFIDSVETGSKAAEAGIKRGDQILEVNGQNFETVQISKATEILKNNTHLSITVKTNLFVFKELLARPAEEKKNGAPHLPKIGDIKKASRYSIPDLAVDVEQVIGLDKANKKAKANTVGGRNKLKKILDKTRISILPQKPYSDIGLGHSQDDSIVGLRQSKHIPPALPVSGTLSSSNPDLLQSHQRILDFSNPPDLPDQVLRVFKADQQSRYIMISKDTTAKEVVVQAIREFALTAASEAYSLCEVSVTPEGVIKQRRLPDQLSKLADRIQLSGRYYLKNNMETETLCSDEDAQDLLRESHISVLQLSTVEVATQLSMRNFELFRNIEPTEYIDDLFKLKSKTGSANLKNFEEVINQETFWVATEIVREQNQLKRMKIIKHFIKIALHCRECKNFNSMFAIISGLNLAPVSRLRGTWEKLPSKYEKLFQDLQDLFDPSRNMAKYRNVLNSQNLQPPIIPLFPVIKKDLTFLHEGNDSKVDGLVNFEKLRMIAKEIRHVGRMASVNMDPALMFRTRKKKWRSLGSLSQGTTNSAVLDVVQTGGHKKRVRRSSFLNAKKLYEDAQMARKVKQYLSNLTLDTNEENLQTISLQCEPSTNTLPKSGDKKGGKPDTSPVVPRAASQQKQQQQQQQQQQKGNQALQVPAVSLYPSRKKVPVKDLPPFGTSSPQALKKILALSEEAGDRHKKQPEDTISNASSHLPSPPASPQGSPRKGYTLAPSGTLDNFSDSGHSEISSRSSIVSNSSFDLMHDDKRQRHSVSVVDSNLGVGRMERRATIDPDQYSLGSYALMREGRNLYPGAAVLSSPSSEELTQDQGDRASLDAADSGRGSWTSCSSGSHDNIQTIQHQRSWETLAFGHPHFDNSAEGAGLWASGCQMDQMMYSDPSSKLSRNSQDHGQGRGSWASSTGYWGEDSEGDTGTIKRRGGKDVNADAETSSIIYNTSEDTKQHSRPSHITVPSGTAKSLIARKEGRYREPPPTPPGYTALTVSDFPEGQAHAGRKPPDYNVALQRSRMVTHPCDPQQAHSHPGTRPVSRPQWHKPNEADPRLSRFQSQGFSAEEEDGESMCPKLIPMRKTLAYAPETARP